The following are encoded together in the Pyxidicoccus xibeiensis genome:
- a CDS encoding glycosyltransferase family 4 protein, whose amino-acid sequence MSSPTPSGTGIVYASFDRFPAPKGAAVHIRAFVEALGTAFGGVDLLALRDGSTASTGPHGLAEGVTYHPMEARGRDLVEQALSFRSHLAAWWRGRPRAAVVHVRSIFEGYPMARRKEALTDALVFEVNGLPSIELKYHHPDVADDAELLRKLVAQEDLCIARADLLVTPSEVTAEYLVKRGADAGRVRVIPNGVDLEVFRYAPPRAPEPGRPVRLLYSGTMTSWQGVHHAIEACRLLRRELPTVLTLVGPLRRNGRRALLDRCGDLLLEGAVELREPLPQAELAKLHHDCDVVLVPLPVNDRNCVQGCCPLKLLEAMATGTPVVASNLPVVRTLAGPDEVMLIRPGSAKAIVEAVKALRADATLGPALSARARARVERDFPWGRAQASLVGAYEESFGMARASTRRSTSASASP is encoded by the coding sequence GTGTCCTCCCCCACCCCGTCCGGCACCGGCATCGTCTACGCATCGTTCGACCGCTTCCCCGCGCCCAAGGGGGCGGCGGTACACATCCGGGCCTTCGTGGAGGCGCTGGGCACGGCGTTCGGCGGAGTGGACCTGCTCGCCCTGCGCGACGGCAGCACCGCGAGCACCGGCCCCCACGGACTCGCGGAAGGGGTGACGTACCACCCGATGGAGGCGCGGGGACGGGACCTGGTGGAACAGGCGCTGTCCTTCCGCTCGCACCTGGCAGCGTGGTGGCGGGGAAGGCCGAGGGCGGCGGTGGTGCACGTGCGCTCCATCTTCGAGGGCTACCCGATGGCCCGGAGGAAGGAGGCGCTGACGGACGCGCTGGTGTTCGAGGTGAACGGGCTGCCGTCCATCGAGCTGAAGTACCACCACCCGGACGTGGCGGACGACGCGGAGCTGCTGCGCAAGCTGGTAGCCCAGGAGGACCTGTGCATTGCGCGCGCGGACCTGCTGGTGACGCCGAGCGAGGTGACGGCGGAGTACCTCGTGAAGCGAGGAGCGGACGCGGGGCGCGTGCGGGTGATTCCGAACGGCGTGGACCTGGAGGTGTTCCGCTACGCGCCGCCGCGAGCCCCTGAGCCAGGGCGGCCGGTACGGCTGCTGTACAGCGGGACGATGACGTCCTGGCAGGGTGTGCACCACGCCATCGAGGCGTGCCGGCTGCTGCGGCGTGAGCTGCCCACGGTGCTGACGCTGGTGGGACCGCTGCGCAGGAATGGCCGGAGGGCCCTGCTGGACCGCTGCGGAGACCTGCTGCTGGAGGGCGCGGTGGAGCTGCGCGAGCCCCTGCCGCAAGCGGAGCTGGCGAAGCTGCACCATGACTGTGACGTGGTGCTGGTGCCGCTGCCGGTGAACGACCGCAACTGCGTGCAGGGCTGCTGCCCGCTGAAGCTGCTGGAGGCGATGGCGACTGGCACTCCGGTGGTGGCGAGCAACCTCCCCGTGGTGCGCACCCTCGCGGGGCCGGACGAGGTGATGCTGATACGGCCGGGCTCGGCGAAGGCGATTGTCGAGGCGGTGAAGGCCCTGCGAGCCGACGCGACGCTGGGCCCCGCGCTGAGTGCCCGGGCCCGGGCCCGGGTGGAGCGGGACTTTCCGTGGGGCCGTGCGCAGGCGTCCCTGGTGGGCGCCTACGAGGAGAGCTTCGGGATGGCGCGAGCCAGCACCCGTCGGAGCACCTCGGCCTCCGCCTCGCCCTGA
- a CDS encoding glycosyltransferase, giving the protein MATHPRVLLLAERFPPDIGGLARSGARTAGSLVKLGAQVDVVAWTRRSAPGALQTVSDAGEVTPFARGVKLHRLGLFGSTDLSMQHTLDVLGYLHAKRKYDLVWGHYLSPPGFLAVVFAESAGIASTVSARGNDVDQLMFPPGDFARLLWTLQRADVLTAASADLGRKMAVLLGMDPGVEVIPNAVDTGVFSPGPADPALRARLGIADGEVVLGFSGELRHKKGLPFLLSALTEVRQSRPACLLVIGEVRPRDAEHLVAFRAEHPEDAARILISGPLDTPEAIAAHLRVCDVYLQPSLWEGMPNALLEAMACARPVVASDAGGIPEAVDHGRNGFIVPKALLNHLGQACLDVLSLPPEHRAALGTAARQRIEERFQGEAEAEVLRRVLARAIPKLSS; this is encoded by the coding sequence ATGGCCACCCACCCGCGTGTCCTCCTCCTCGCCGAGCGCTTCCCTCCGGACATAGGAGGGCTCGCGCGCAGCGGTGCGAGGACGGCGGGTTCGCTGGTGAAGCTGGGGGCCCAGGTGGACGTGGTCGCGTGGACCCGGAGGTCGGCCCCGGGGGCCCTGCAGACGGTGTCGGACGCGGGCGAGGTGACGCCCTTCGCCCGGGGCGTCAAGCTGCACCGCCTGGGCCTGTTCGGCAGCACGGACCTGTCCATGCAGCACACTCTGGACGTGCTCGGGTACCTGCATGCGAAGCGGAAGTACGACCTGGTGTGGGGTCACTACCTGTCCCCGCCCGGATTCCTCGCCGTGGTGTTCGCCGAGTCCGCCGGCATCGCCTCCACCGTCAGTGCTCGCGGCAATGACGTGGATCAGCTCATGTTCCCTCCCGGCGACTTCGCCCGGCTGCTGTGGACGCTCCAGCGCGCGGACGTGCTCACCGCCGCGTCGGCGGACCTGGGTCGGAAGATGGCGGTGCTGCTCGGGATGGACCCGGGCGTGGAGGTCATCCCCAACGCGGTGGACACCGGCGTCTTCTCTCCCGGCCCCGCGGACCCGGCGCTGCGTGCGCGGCTGGGCATCGCGGACGGGGAGGTGGTGCTCGGCTTCTCCGGCGAGCTGCGCCACAAGAAGGGGCTGCCGTTCCTGCTCTCCGCGCTCACGGAAGTACGGCAGTCACGTCCCGCGTGCCTGCTCGTCATCGGAGAGGTGAGGCCGCGCGACGCCGAGCACCTCGTCGCCTTCCGCGCGGAGCACCCGGAGGACGCCGCGCGCATCCTCATCTCCGGGCCGCTCGACACGCCCGAGGCCATCGCCGCGCACCTGCGTGTCTGTGATGTCTATCTCCAGCCGTCGCTGTGGGAGGGCATGCCCAATGCCTTGCTGGAGGCCATGGCGTGCGCCCGTCCTGTCGTCGCCAGTGATGCGGGAGGGATTCCCGAGGCCGTCGACCACGGGCGCAATGGCTTCATCGTGCCCAAGGCCCTGCTGAATCATCTGGGGCAGGCGTGTCTGGATGTGCTGTCGCTTCCTCCCGAGCACCGCGCCGCGCTCGGCACCGCCGCGCGCCAGCGCATCGAGGAGCGGTTTCAGGGCGAGGCGGAGGCCGAGGTGCTCCGACGGGTGCTGGCTCGCGCCATCCCGAAGCTCTCCTCGTAG
- a CDS encoding CARDB domain-containing protein, producing MIEPHPDGEPDWDNEPPSYPDEPGPGSGTPDFRLESVTGPSELGSGSRKVQARVCNTGTGDGLADVSFYLSTDRVLDGTDRLLTTSTRTTLEAGDCADVSATVSAPAMPEGSYALAAEVDPSNRVREGNENNNVNAGAFLRVDRTAPQTPAPSWTTQGTSRNLSLETEAGATVRVYSGPGCTGREVAQQQVDHGAYCEVPISVPTSTSSDTYSVRVYDTAGNGSSCSPTMDYPYGGGSGGGELMTPVLLATRPGSPGKSLTPIFDGRADPRVTVEIFENATCQGEPVKVLTTDSTGTFSYQASVAKDAKKTVSAWAKTTDTSGYYGETTSDCSNPLDYQNDSTPPPAPVITDVKWQYTSTGRLVTVTGTAEPGVEVGIFIDVACTGFPAKTVFADAEGRFSATMPFSAGDSHRIFVAVRDVLGNESTCTEGPAYEIRCPAGTADCDGNSSNGCEVNLTNDEENCGACGNTCQSGPYAQGVCTAATCGNSCEPGWYDCDGNQANGCESNYACSSTTCTIDRPSELMVTALSVVEDPVRTAPGGAWHFGTLMKAMAGGQDPSPMVRAWLKTWTAKQVVNGLQLPARQEMQTQVLGPWETRSGGASRPLDFSKAPFRLLAIVNRIDLRQPGAHAGEGRFVFGVLDASGAPLEFTLILEYALPGGTAADIQRWADDWHELGRLKVGHRDYNAKLQALTDRFAKAGVMTGRHQGSALNQIRTNEIALAEPWEMREFNLTAQGLVPATVKLTPAMHHENTAALASYIQQNSAAIVEERHTVPDSMGGTPFLGAMARTPLDFFWRAPGVSTQARHKFSINTCSGCHAGETQTEFVHVAPRAAGRVAALSPYLKGTTVTDPVTRSTRVLDDLGRRAEDMKALVCPSTAQLKSGQLAPSNLPPARVH from the coding sequence GTGATCGAGCCTCACCCCGACGGCGAGCCGGACTGGGACAACGAGCCTCCCTCCTATCCCGATGAGCCCGGGCCGGGCTCCGGCACCCCGGACTTCCGGCTGGAGTCCGTGACGGGACCCTCGGAGCTGGGCTCGGGCTCGCGGAAGGTGCAGGCCCGCGTCTGCAACACGGGCACCGGCGACGGCCTGGCGGACGTCTCCTTCTACCTGTCCACCGACCGCGTCCTCGATGGAACGGACCGGCTGCTGACGACGAGCACGCGGACCACGCTGGAGGCGGGCGACTGCGCCGACGTGAGCGCCACGGTCTCCGCGCCGGCCATGCCCGAGGGCAGCTACGCGCTGGCCGCAGAGGTGGACCCGAGCAACCGGGTGCGGGAGGGCAACGAGAACAACAACGTCAACGCGGGTGCCTTCCTCCGCGTGGACCGGACCGCGCCCCAGACGCCGGCGCCCTCGTGGACCACGCAAGGGACGAGCCGGAACCTCTCCCTGGAGACGGAAGCCGGCGCCACGGTGCGCGTCTACAGCGGCCCGGGCTGTACCGGCCGCGAGGTGGCGCAGCAGCAGGTGGACCATGGCGCGTACTGCGAGGTCCCCATCAGCGTGCCCACGAGCACCTCGAGCGACACATACTCCGTCCGCGTCTATGACACCGCGGGCAACGGCTCCAGCTGCAGCCCGACGATGGACTACCCGTATGGCGGCGGCTCGGGCGGCGGCGAGCTGATGACGCCCGTGCTGCTGGCCACCCGGCCCGGCTCGCCGGGCAAGAGCCTGACGCCCATCTTCGACGGCCGCGCCGACCCGCGCGTCACCGTGGAAATCTTCGAGAACGCGACGTGCCAGGGCGAGCCCGTCAAGGTGCTCACCACCGACAGCACGGGCACCTTCTCGTATCAGGCGAGCGTGGCGAAGGACGCGAAGAAGACGGTGTCCGCGTGGGCGAAGACGACGGACACGAGCGGCTACTACGGCGAGACGACGTCCGACTGCTCCAACCCGCTGGACTACCAGAACGACAGCACCCCGCCGCCCGCGCCAGTCATCACCGACGTGAAGTGGCAGTACACCAGCACCGGCCGCCTGGTGACGGTGACGGGCACCGCGGAGCCGGGCGTCGAGGTGGGCATCTTCATCGACGTCGCCTGCACGGGCTTCCCGGCGAAGACGGTGTTCGCGGACGCGGAGGGCCGCTTCAGCGCGACCATGCCGTTCAGCGCGGGTGACAGCCACCGCATCTTCGTGGCGGTGCGCGACGTGCTGGGCAACGAGTCCACCTGCACCGAGGGCCCCGCGTACGAGATTCGCTGCCCGGCGGGCACGGCGGACTGTGACGGCAACTCCAGCAACGGCTGCGAGGTGAACCTGACCAACGACGAGGAGAACTGCGGCGCCTGCGGCAACACCTGCCAAAGCGGCCCGTACGCCCAGGGCGTGTGCACGGCGGCGACGTGCGGCAACAGCTGCGAGCCGGGCTGGTACGACTGCGATGGGAACCAGGCCAACGGCTGCGAGTCCAACTATGCGTGCTCGTCCACCACGTGCACCATCGACCGGCCGAGCGAGCTGATGGTGACGGCGCTGTCGGTGGTGGAGGACCCGGTGCGCACGGCGCCCGGCGGTGCGTGGCACTTCGGCACGCTGATGAAGGCGATGGCCGGCGGCCAGGACCCGTCGCCGATGGTGCGTGCGTGGCTGAAGACGTGGACGGCGAAGCAGGTGGTGAACGGGCTGCAGCTGCCGGCGCGGCAGGAGATGCAGACGCAGGTGCTGGGGCCCTGGGAGACGCGCAGTGGTGGAGCGTCCAGGCCGCTGGACTTCAGCAAGGCGCCGTTCCGGCTGCTGGCCATCGTCAACCGCATCGACCTGCGTCAGCCGGGCGCCCACGCCGGAGAGGGCCGCTTCGTCTTCGGCGTGCTGGATGCGAGCGGGGCGCCGCTCGAGTTCACCCTCATCCTGGAGTACGCGCTGCCCGGCGGCACGGCGGCGGACATCCAGCGCTGGGCGGACGACTGGCACGAGCTGGGCAGGCTGAAGGTGGGGCACCGGGACTACAACGCGAAGCTGCAGGCGCTGACGGACCGGTTCGCGAAGGCGGGAGTGATGACGGGCCGCCACCAGGGCAGCGCGCTGAACCAGATTCGCACCAACGAAATCGCGCTGGCCGAGCCGTGGGAGATGCGTGAGTTCAACCTCACGGCGCAGGGGCTGGTGCCGGCCACGGTGAAGCTGACGCCGGCGATGCACCACGAGAACACGGCGGCGCTGGCCAGCTACATCCAGCAGAACTCTGCGGCCATCGTCGAGGAGCGGCACACGGTGCCGGACAGCATGGGCGGGACGCCGTTCCTGGGGGCCATGGCGCGCACGCCGCTGGACTTCTTCTGGCGGGCGCCGGGCGTGTCGACGCAGGCGCGGCACAAGTTCTCCATCAACACGTGCAGCGGGTGCCATGCCGGTGAGACGCAGACGGAGTTCGTCCACGTCGCGCCGCGCGCGGCGGGCCGGGTGGCGGCGCTGTCGCCGTACCTCAAGGGCACCACGGTGACGGACCCGGTGACGCGGTCGACGCGGGTGCTCGACGACCTGGGCCGCCGGGCTGAGGACATGAAGGCGCTGGTCTGCCCCTCCACCGCGCAGCTCAAGTCGGGACAGCTGGCCCCGTCCAACCTGCCGCCCGCCCGCGTGCACTGA